One region of Arthrobacter sp. StoSoilB22 genomic DNA includes:
- a CDS encoding major capsid protein, translating to MALWIDLITPAELTGYVRTALEDLEVNQASLAPWLPNTFVNDITVRFVKGQAGLVAEASFRAFDAEPEIAGGVSGQRVTLEMLPLGQKRIISEYDQLRARNASDEVLRNSILKEAKNVAKAIADRIERLRGTVLETGKATVNQGNVIFDDDFGRTAGHTLTAAQLWTTSSVDRLTYLQTLIATYKATNDGQAPGAIVTSGRVMTALAAGDQFKTTLVGGASRPAIASEVRDYLIAADVPPVTVYDRRTSGGRVLSDDKLLLLPAPVNPMEGDSELGGTFWGQTLTSQESDYELADVEQPGVVVGAHKATSIPHIATVESDAIALPVLANANLSLAAKVL from the coding sequence ATGGCACTTTGGATTGATCTCATCACTCCCGCCGAGCTGACCGGCTACGTCCGCACGGCCCTTGAGGATCTGGAAGTAAACCAGGCCTCCCTCGCCCCATGGCTGCCCAACACATTCGTGAACGACATCACTGTTCGTTTCGTGAAGGGCCAGGCTGGCCTCGTCGCTGAAGCGTCCTTCCGCGCTTTCGACGCGGAGCCGGAGATCGCCGGTGGCGTCAGCGGTCAGCGCGTCACGCTGGAGATGCTGCCCCTCGGTCAGAAGCGCATCATCTCCGAGTATGACCAGCTGCGCGCGCGTAATGCGTCTGATGAGGTGCTGCGCAATAGCATCCTCAAGGAGGCCAAGAATGTTGCCAAGGCCATCGCGGACCGCATCGAGCGCCTTCGTGGCACTGTACTGGAAACCGGCAAGGCCACCGTCAACCAGGGCAACGTGATCTTCGATGACGACTTCGGTCGCACCGCAGGCCACACCCTGACAGCCGCTCAGCTGTGGACCACGTCTTCCGTGGACCGACTGACTTACCTCCAGACGCTGATCGCCACCTACAAGGCGACTAATGATGGTCAGGCTCCGGGAGCGATTGTTACCTCTGGCCGCGTCATGACCGCTCTGGCGGCGGGCGACCAGTTCAAGACCACGTTGGTTGGCGGAGCTTCGCGTCCGGCGATCGCCAGCGAGGTCCGCGATTACCTCATCGCCGCAGACGTCCCTCCGGTCACGGTCTATGACCGCCGGACCTCGGGCGGTCGCGTGCTGTCTGACGACAAGCTGCTCTTGCTTCCGGCCCCGGTCAACCCGATGGAAGGCGACTCCGAACTGGGTGGCACCTTCTGGGGTCAGACCCTGACCTCGCAGGAGTCGGACTACGAGCTGGCCGACGTCGAGCAGCCTGGCGTGGTCGTGGGAGCTCACAAGGCGACCTCGATCCCGCACATTGCGACCGTCGAGTCTGACGCCATCGCTCTGCCGGTGCTGGCCAATGCCAACCTCTCGCTGGCGGCCAAGGTCCTCTAG
- a CDS encoding phage Gp19/Gp15/Gp42 family protein, which produces MAADYASLEDLKEHWSALPAEDESEAQQKLHEASVEVRGLYPDLDARIAGGSLDSDVPKLVVCRMVKRALEPRDENAPPAGTESFQVGAGPFTMGGKIANPDDALYLTAADKRLLGRSRPKAKAWTIHPGG; this is translated from the coding sequence ATGGCTGCCGACTACGCGTCCCTTGAGGACCTGAAAGAGCACTGGTCGGCGCTCCCTGCTGAGGATGAATCGGAAGCTCAGCAGAAGCTTCACGAAGCTTCCGTTGAAGTTCGCGGCCTGTACCCCGACCTTGATGCCCGGATCGCTGGAGGCTCGCTCGACAGCGATGTTCCGAAGCTCGTTGTTTGCCGCATGGTCAAGCGTGCTTTGGAACCTCGCGACGAGAACGCGCCGCCGGCTGGTACGGAGTCGTTCCAAGTAGGGGCCGGCCCGTTCACCATGGGCGGCAAGATAGCGAACCCTGACGATGCCCTGTACCTGACAGCTGCTGATAAGCGGCTTCTGGGCAGGTCCCGACCGAAGGCCAAGGCTTGGACGATTCACCCGGGAGGCTGA